One Candidatus Limnocylindrales bacterium genomic window carries:
- a CDS encoding alpha/beta fold hydrolase → MNDDPSWLDRRDYPFLSRFVPLDGHVVHYVDEGEGPAILFLHGNPTWSFVYRRLVRELRGSFRCIALDYPGFGLSRAAAGYDFRPASHSAVVEKLVQRLELRELTLFAHDWGGPIGLGAASRMPDRFHALVLGNTWAWPIDGDPHFERFSSFMGGPFGGWLIRNFNFFVNVMIPMGLRRGRLPAGVMRAYRGPFPTAQSRLPTHVFPREIRASSAFLREVESGLARLRHLPLLLLWPDGDIAFRASERQRLEAVFPRHRTHVLANAGHYFQEEAFEECLAHFVAWWQEVGLGGKDRIVEMCA, encoded by the coding sequence GTTTCGTCCCGCTGGACGGCCACGTCGTCCACTACGTCGATGAAGGGGAGGGGCCGGCCATCCTGTTCCTGCACGGCAACCCGACGTGGTCCTTCGTGTACCGGAGGCTGGTCCGCGAGCTGCGCGGAAGCTTTCGCTGCATTGCGCTGGACTATCCCGGCTTCGGCCTGTCGCGCGCCGCGGCCGGCTACGACTTCCGCCCCGCCAGCCACAGCGCCGTCGTTGAGAAGCTGGTGCAACGGCTCGAGCTCCGCGAGTTGACGCTGTTCGCGCACGATTGGGGCGGCCCCATCGGCCTGGGCGCGGCCTCGCGCATGCCCGATCGCTTCCATGCGCTCGTGCTCGGCAACACGTGGGCATGGCCGATCGACGGCGACCCGCACTTCGAGCGCTTCTCGAGCTTCATGGGCGGGCCGTTCGGTGGCTGGCTCATCCGCAACTTCAATTTCTTCGTCAACGTCATGATTCCCATGGGACTGCGGCGCGGCAGGCTTCCCGCCGGCGTCATGCGCGCGTATCGCGGCCCCTTTCCCACCGCGCAGTCGCGTCTTCCCACGCACGTCTTCCCGCGCGAGATCCGCGCCAGCAGCGCGTTCCTGCGCGAGGTGGAGTCGGGCCTGGCGCGGCTGCGTCACCTGCCGCTGCTGCTGCTGTGGCCGGACGGCGACATCGCGTTCCGGGCGAGCGAGCGCCAGCGGCTGGAGGCGGTCTTCCCGCGCCATCGCACGCACGTGCTCGCCAACGCCGGGCACTACTTCCAGGAAGAGGCATTCGAGGAATGCCTCGCGCATTTCGTGGCGTGGTGGCAAGAGGTCGGGCTGGGCGGCAAGGACAGGATCGTGGAGATGTGCGCATGA
- a CDS encoding RNA polymerase sigma factor translates to MSEPSRAEALAAAYEAARPELTAYLTRLVLREDVAEEIAQQAAVRMLEAENVPSTASELRAWLFRVATNLGIDHRRRHATRHESVLGECRKRAENTPSFIESSRALHGSPETRSIAVEHLTVCFACTLQNVGPEQSAALLMKEVYGFTVEEVADAMGATFGQAKGWIQSARARLTAIYSESCALVARKGACHQCVELDRFFGAGAGDPLQHSARDVDARLDLVRERRSAPLGRWHKEMMRLIVDSI, encoded by the coding sequence ATGAGCGAGCCGAGCCGAGCCGAGGCGCTGGCGGCCGCCTACGAGGCGGCGCGCCCGGAGCTGACGGCGTACCTGACGCGGCTGGTGCTGCGCGAGGACGTCGCCGAAGAGATCGCGCAGCAGGCCGCCGTGCGCATGCTCGAAGCGGAGAACGTTCCGAGCACGGCATCGGAGCTGCGCGCGTGGCTCTTTCGCGTTGCCACCAACCTCGGCATCGACCACCGCCGCCGCCACGCGACCCGGCACGAGTCGGTGCTCGGGGAATGCCGAAAGCGCGCGGAGAACACGCCATCGTTCATCGAATCCTCGCGCGCGCTCCACGGCTCGCCGGAAACGCGCTCGATCGCCGTCGAGCATCTGACGGTCTGCTTCGCCTGCACGCTGCAGAATGTGGGCCCTGAGCAGTCGGCGGCCCTGCTGATGAAGGAGGTGTACGGCTTCACGGTCGAGGAAGTGGCCGACGCGATGGGGGCGACGTTCGGGCAGGCCAAGGGCTGGATCCAGTCGGCACGGGCGCGCCTGACGGCCATCTACTCCGAGTCCTGCGCGCTGGTGGCCAGGAAGGGCGCCTGTCACCAGTGCGTCGAGCTCGATCGCTTCTTCGGCGCCGGCGCCGGTGATCCGCTGCAGCATTCCGCCCGTGACGTGGACGCGCGACTGGATCTGGTCCGGGAGAGGCGCAGCGCTCCACTCGGTCGCTGGCACAAGGAGATGATGCGGCTGATCGTGGATTCGATCTGA